ttaaatttaaataaaagaacaaattttgaaattttgaatttcaaaattcaaaaaatatagaaGCAGGGTAACTTCCACTGCATTCTACCGTTCTTACCAAAGTCACCTtgcacttctttttttttccttaatcgtCTTCATCCCACTATTTCTTCATAAATTTGAATCTTCTCAACCCAAcagatttttctattttcttctttttattcttaatccatATTCGACTATTTCTTCCTAATATTGAATCGTAAGAACCCAGACCCTTTTTATAGttaatccatcatcaattcatatattcttctctttttcgtttttgttaattgttctattacTTCATAGTAATGGATCCGTCAATCAATAGAAGGATATATGATTCCGATGATgataattggaaagaaaataggaaaaagtctttgcatgatcctatgaatcttcaaaaggattcaaacaaagaccATGGCGAAACATCAAAGGTTGTAAAAATAcaaccaaaaaggaaaaaagaagcagcaaacaCTGTTGTTAGGCCTACATTGTCTCGGGCTAGTATATTGGTACTTAAAAATGGTGTtgtttaaattagtaaaatttttaaggaatcaagtgtgcttgctgatacattttaaaaagggtgtatagtgttttagatggTCGACTGATACGTGAATTTGTTgtgtttcataatattttatatgtatcattaggtttttgaaaattattataatgtatcattcaataagtGTAGTAAAGTATAATCTGGGCTTGATGATACATGTTGAATCTGTGTGTACATTGTTTAGTAAATGTAATGATACATGTAGTAGCTATGTATCACATGTTCTGCATGTAGTATGAATTCCTGTATGATATCATGTATCAataaggtattagttgtttagttgatttactcatacatgttttgaaacttgttataatgtatcattcattaagtttaataaatgctTAATCAGATAtagttgatgatacatatagattctttgtgtatgttgtttagtcgctgtttatgatacatgtattagacatgtatcacatgttataatgttttatttaattcaatgataCATGTTATagacatgtatcacatgtttttcatataGTATGAAATTCTGAAAACTGAAACCATGTATCATTAAGttattagttgttttatttagtagttATATTTCTATATCGTTTTAATTTGcggttttattttcaaattgcagCCACTGaagtacaagattaaaaagatacCAACACATCCCATAAGGTTTGCTGTCAACTTTAACAACAATTTcctaaaggactttgaaaaataCGTGGGGGATAATGTTATCCAAATGTTTAAGGATACAATTTTTGGACCCTTTTTAGACATATCTAAATGTAATTTTCAGGGCCAAATAACTAAGTGCTTATTGCTTTTAGAATTGGAACAAAGCAACCCTAATATGTTGCATATTAGAAATTCCAACGGGTGTGTCCTGAAATTTGGTATAGATGATTTTGCATTATTAACAGGACTTAAGGTCAGAGGAAATACCAATGATTTCAAATATCCAGAACAAACTAATTGTAtgctttttaaaaagtatttccCTGGTGCAGTCAATAGTGTTACAAAGCATCAACTAGTTCAAAGGTTTAAGATGGGTAATTGGGAGAGCAATCAGGATGCACTCCAAATGTCTATACTGTTCTTTATTCATACATTTGTATTAGCTTCTATTGATAACACAGCGATATCTATTGTCGACTTTCTAATGGTTGAAGatggtagatatcaacattttcctTGGGGTCAGCTATCATTTTCCAAACTAATTGGTTCACTTAGACAGGATTTTGACGTTAGTAAAAAGTTGTACCGATTATATGGGATGCCATATGCACTAAATGTTTGGATATACGAATGTGCATCCAATTTAAATTCAGAAATAGTTGTGAGAGAACGCAATGTCATCCCAAGAATATGCAATTGGAGAGTTTTGTCTGAAAAGGCAAAGTTTGAAATGCTTATGTCCACCAttttccaaaaggtaaaattttatttttgtatatggaATATCGTTATTTATGTCTTTGTGATACATTATGAATTATTACTGTATCTAACAGTTaaattatcttatgtgtttgtgATACATTTAGAATGCATGTTCAAACATTGTCCCAACAGCAGAGGAAATTGAAGCTTTTGATATTGCTCAAGTTGAACATGCTCATTCTACATCAATACCATTAGTACAACCAAACGAGCAAGATGatttagatgatttctccacaAGACCGCCAGAACAGTTATTGAGGACATATTCTAGAGTGTCTGATACATCTCCTCCACCACcgccaaaaagaagaaaaaaatcgattattcaaaaaaagaagGTGTCAGAACAGAAACAGCCTGATCAATCAAATGTGTCTCCGACATCGGATGATGATGTACATGTTTCCATGTCAAGTCTGCCTCAACATTCGAATGCTGATGATGTACATGGTTCTGTTCCATAAGTGTCACCGAAATCGGCTGCTGATGTACATGGTTCTGTTCCAGACGTTTCTCAGAACCCGGCTGCTGATGTTCATGGATATGCAGATTCACAGAATGTCAACAATATAATTCCTCATATTGAAGAGTTGAAAGGATATTTGAAAACTTACgtaagtaaattattttgtaatttttaaacaaacttttatttatCCTAAATGTATCTACAATTTTTAGGTTGACAAGAAATTTGAggaattgattattttgataaaagcaAATCACTCCCAGCTGATGCAATCTATTAGCAAAGAGAACATCAATTTTCAGGCTGATACAAGCACATTTCAGTCTGACAAACAAACATCTCAGCAAATACCG
The sequence above is a segment of the Solanum lycopersicum chromosome 10, SLM_r2.1 genome. Coding sequences within it:
- the LOC138339148 gene encoding uncharacterized protein, with product MNTSILMRYSGIWVNELQYENYKIDGIVVGDSISFSNLKAAIAAELDIDVSRKEIEIRYIVEVMDPSINRRIYDSDDDNWKENRKKSLHDPMNLQKDSNKDHGETSKVVKIQPKRKKEAANTVVRPTLSRASILPLKYKIKKIPTHPIRFAVNFNNNFLKDFEKYVGDNVIQMFKDTIFGPFLDISKCNFQGQITKCLLLLELEQSNPNMLHIRNSNGCVLKFGIDDFALLTGLKVRGNTNDFKYPEQTNCMLFKKYFPGAVNSVTKHQLVQRFKMGNWESNQDALQMSILFFIHTFVLASIDNTAISIVDFLMVEDGRYQHFPWGQLSFSKLIGSLRQDFDVSKKLYRLYGMPYALNVWIYECASNLNSEIVVRERNVIPRICNWRVLSEKAKFEMLMSTIFQKNACSNIVPTAEEIEAFDIAQVEHAHSTSIPLVQPNEQDDLDDFSTRPPEQLLRTYSRVSDTSPPPPPKRRKKSIIQKKKVSEQKQPDQSNVSPTSDDDVHVSMSSLPQHSNADDVHGSVP